In a genomic window of Pangasianodon hypophthalmus isolate fPanHyp1 chromosome 1, fPanHyp1.pri, whole genome shotgun sequence:
- the LOC117598342 gene encoding uncharacterized protein LOC117598342, translating into MTDVGQQLEGDACREAISFLVHAADEAEVMQKMKQTFKHRQELVHNPERSADVLNIFPRFLDVRGLINQDFSLLFNSETSNKLLERWETAFKQKIINEAQSLTSTAEIQSLISAAEGQGSENGKKKTKICSTEAVERLVNFHKSCTSIEGLISGRESHQPYLLASGRLKSKIDKFYVVVDKHLIPCAVDELFKVHYVFNLSYEGALVNVFTFLQTTIYNIDIGLTSESPRVKELRAKLLN; encoded by the exons ATGACGGACGTTGGGCAGCAGCTTGAAGGAGATGCATGCAGGGAGGCAATTTCCTTCCTTGTCCACGCAGCTGATGAAGCTGAAGTTATGCAGAAGATGAAGCAAACTTTTAAGCATAGACAAGAACTGGTACACAATCCTGAAAGATCAGCTGATGTCCTCAATATATTTCCAAGATTTCTGGATGTGAGAGGATtg ATAAATCAGGACTTTTCGCTGCTGTTCAATTCTGAAACATCCAACAAGTTGCTTGAGAGGTGGGAGACTGCATTTAAGCAGAAGATAATCAATGAAGCCCAATCTCTTACTTCAACAGCAGAAATTCAGAGTCTTATCAGTGCAGCAGAGGGACAAGGATCTGAAAATG GGAAGAAGAAGACTAAGATCTGCTCGACAGAGGCTGTTGAGAGACTTGTGAATTTCCATAAG TCCTGCACCAGTATTGAAGGCCTTATCAGTGGGAGGGAGAGTCACCAGCCATACCTACTGGCATCTGGAAGACTCAAGAGCAAGATTGACAAATTCTATGTGGTTGTGGACAAGCACCTCATCCCTTGTGCAGTCGATGAGCTCTTCAAAGTTCACTATGTGTTCAACCTGTCATATGAGGGAGCCCTTGTCAATGTCTTCACCTTCCTGCAGACCACAATCTACAACATTGATATTGGTCTTACCAGTGAGTCTCCCCGCGTCAAGGAATTGCGTGCAAAACTGTTAAACTAG